A genomic region of Mustela erminea isolate mMusErm1 chromosome 12, mMusErm1.Pri, whole genome shotgun sequence contains the following coding sequences:
- the LOC116570905 gene encoding olfactory receptor 1N2, protein MGKPSQVNQTAVSDFLLLGLSEKPEEQRLLFGIFLGMYLVTMTGNLLIILAISSNPHLHTPMYFFLANLSLTDACFTSASVPKMLANIHTQSRTISYSGCLAQLYFLLMFGGLDNCLLAVMAYDRYVAICQPLHYSTAMSPQLCVLMLVMCWMLTNCPALMHTLLLTRVAFCAHKAIPHFYCDPSALLKLACSDTRINELMIITMGLMFLTVPLMLIVLSYGRISWAVFGISTPGGRWKAFSTCGSHLTVVLLFYGSLMGVYLLPPSTHSAESESRAAILYMVIIPMLNPFIYSLRNRDMKEALGKLFGNGKMFLLP, encoded by the coding sequence ATGGGAAAACCAAGCCAAGTGAACCAAACAGCTGTTTCAGACttcctccttctgggactctcTGAGAAGCCAGAGGAGCAACGGCTCCTATTTGGCATCTTCCTGGGCATGTACCTGGTCACCATGACAGGGAACCTGCTTATCATCCTGGCCATAAGCTCTAACCCACACCTTCATActcccatgtactttttcctagCCAATCTATCATTAACTGATGCCTGTTTCACTTCTGCTTCAGTCCCCAAAATGCTGGCCAACATTCATACCCAGAGTCGGACCATCTCATATTCTGGGTGCCTTGCACAGCTGTATTTCCTCCTTATGTTTGGTGGCCTTGACAACTGCCTGCTGGCTGTGATGGCATacgaccgctatgtggccatctgccagCCACTCCATTACAGCACAGCTATGAGTCCCCAGCTCTGTGTACTAATGCTGGTCATGTGCTGGATGCTAACCAACTGCCCTGCACTGATGCACACTCTGCTGCTGACCCGTGTGGCCTTCTGTGCCCACAAGGCCATCCCTCACTTTTACTGTGATCCCAGCGCTCTGCTGAAGCTTGCCTGCTCAGACACTCGCATTAATGAGCTGATGATCATCACCATGGGCCTAATGTTCCTCACTGTTCCCCTCATGTTGATTGTCCTCTCCTATGGCCGCATTTCCTGGGCTGTGTTTGGCATCTCAACTCCTGGAGGGCGATGGAAAGCCTTCTCTACCTGTGGTTCCCACCTCACAGTGGTCCTGCTCTTCTATGGGTCTCTGATGGGTGTTTATTTACTTCCTCCATCAACTCACTCGGCAGAGAGTGAAAGTAGGGCTGCCATTCTCTACATGGTGATTATCCCCATGTTAAACCCATTCATCTACAGCTTGAGGAACAGAGACATGAAGGAGGCCTTGGGTAAACTATTTggtaatggaaaaatgttcctcTTACCATGA